In the Armatimonadota bacterium genome, one interval contains:
- a CDS encoding Txe/YoeB family addiction module toxin gives MSGSSPRESRGRRARDTVFHPEFIEDLRHWVETDRKVALRALDLIRAIARDPFAGIGRPEPLKYLAPGVWSRRLTQEHRIVYRVSEDRIDFLQARYHY, from the coding sequence TTGAGCGGAAGTAGCCCCCGGGAGTCCAGGGGACGCAGGGCCCGTGACACCGTTTTCCACCCCGAGTTCATCGAGGATCTCCGCCATTGGGTCGAGACGGACCGGAAGGTGGCGCTGCGCGCGCTTGACCTCATCAGGGCAATCGCGAGGGATCCGTTCGCCGGGATTGGCAGGCCGGAGCCCCTCAAGTACCTGGCGCCCGGTGTCTGGTCGCGTCGGCTGACGCAGGAGCACCGAATCGTGTACCGAGTGAGTGAGGACCGAATCGATTTCCTGCAGGCGCGATACCACTACTAG
- a CDS encoding type II toxin-antitoxin system prevent-host-death family antitoxin produces the protein MPVQTTYTDARARLASLMSRAVEDRETVIITRRGKPEVALIAAEELDGLQETAHLLRSPKNAERLLRALGRAVARTGRPQTVEALRKELGLERK, from the coding sequence ATGCCAGTTCAGACCACATATACGGATGCGCGAGCGCGCCTGGCCAGCCTGATGAGCCGTGCCGTTGAGGATCGGGAGACGGTGATCATCACCCGGCGGGGCAAGCCGGAGGTGGCGCTCATCGCGGCGGAGGAGCTCGACGGGCTGCAGGAGACCGCACATCTGCTCCGGTCACCGAAGAACGCCGAGCGGCTGCTGAGAGCGCTTGGGCGCGCCGTCGCGCGCACGGGAAGGCCGCAGACGGTCGAAGCCCTGCGCAAGGAGTTGGGGCTTGAGCGGAAGTAG